One Prinia subflava isolate CZ2003 ecotype Zambia chromosome 8, Cam_Psub_1.2, whole genome shotgun sequence DNA window includes the following coding sequences:
- the NUFIP2 gene encoding FMR1-interacting protein NUFIP2, translating to MEEQPHHHHHHHHYYYYGHHHHHPQSAYLPPPDGRAQPKPPLRHEHKHGGPQHTEAPKRRPGYGELNGNAGEREVSLKGLCSDEATAPGSRVPNGSQQLADSNATPKQTVKAGALGKAGIKTKNFIQKNSMDKKNEKSYENKHRENQSSDKPEGVSIPNGVVTNNSSYITNGYVGKGADNDGSGSESGYTTPKKRKGRRNSAKGCENLNLVQDKIMQQEVSAPTLKQELESFKPDYSEQKGNRIENTKPVWKYEAGAGGAGRGKPGLGDVPRKNSDAKPGISSKKFDDRPKGKHASSATSKEDSWTLFKPPPVFPVDNSSAKIVPKISYASKVKENLNKAAQTPSTSSSSSSSSAGETQAQTSSRLSQVPMSAMKSVTSASFSNGPILAGTDGSVYSPGAQPLLSTAASTVPSTSSEAVPQDMSTTSTALEQKKSGLFIYPSNMQTVLLGTAQVDFPSQTNQQNLGDIFQNQWGLSFINEPSAGPETVVGKSADNQLMEVTFQGEYPATLVSQCAEIIPSGTEQPVFPKAYELDKRTSPQILSAILKPGTAVEGGVLALESHHTGDLQKADTGSQGALVFLSKDYEVENPLASPTNNLLASAKEQRYQRGLERKDSWGSFDLRAAILYHTKEMEAVWNLQKQDPKRIITYDEAMDRPDQ from the exons ATGGAGGAGCAgccccaccaccaccatcaccaccaccactaTTACTACTACGggcaccaccaccaccacccgCAGAGCGCCTACCTGCCGCCGCCCGACGGCCGAGCCCAGCCCAAGCCGCCGCTCCGCCACGAGCACAAGCACGGCGGCCCGCAGCACACGGAGGCGCCGAAGCGGAGACCAG GCTACGGAGAGCTAAATGGTAATGCAGGAGAAAGAGAAGTGTCACTGAAGGGCCTGTGCTCTGATGAAGCCACCGCTCCAGGATCCAGGGTACCCaatggcagccagcagctcgCAGATTCTAATGCCACCCCAAAGCAGACTGTGAAGGCCGGTGCTTTGGGGAAAGCTGGAATCAAAACCAAGAACTTCATTCAGAAAAATAGCATGGACAAAAAGAATGAGAAGTCCTAcgaaaacaaacacagagaaaaccaGTCCTCAGACAAGCCAGAGGGAGTGTCTATTCCAAACGGCGTGGTAACAAATAATTCCAGCTACATCACCAATGGCTACGTAGGCAAAGGGGCCGATAACGATGGTAGTGGCTCCGAGAGTGGATATACCACGcctaaaaaaaggaaaggcaggCGCAACAGTGCCAAGGGCTGTGAGAACTTGAATCTAGTACAGGACAAAATAATGCAGCAGGAGGTCAGCGCACCAACCTTAAAACAGGAACTTGAGAGTTTCAAGCCTGATTATAGTGAACAAAAGGGGAACCGAATTGAAAATACTAAGCCTGTTTGGAAATAcgaggctggggctggtggaGCAGGCCGGGGAAAGCCTGGGCTCGGGGATGTACCGCGGAAAAACTCTGATGCCAAACCTGGGATTAGCAGCAAGAAGTTTGATGACCGGCCCAAAGGGAAGCACGCATCATCGGCTACATCTAAAGAGGATTCATGGACCTTATTTAAACCACCCCCAGTTTTTCCAGTGGACAATAGCAGTGCTAAAATTGTTCCCAAAATTAGTTATGCAAGTAAAGTTAAAGAAAACCTCAACAAAGCAGCTCAAACCCCATCCACGTCAtcctcatcatcttcatcatctgCTGGGGAAACTCAGGCCCAAACATCAAGTCGACTTTCCCAAGTCCCCATGTCTGCTATGAAATCTGTCACTTCTGCCAGCTTCTCGAACGGGCCCATCCTCGCGGGGACCGATGGAAGTGTGTATTCCCCAGGGGCCCAGCCACTGCTCTCCACTGCTGCTAGTACTGTACCATCCACCTCCTCTGAGGCAGTACCCCAGGACATGAGTACAACTTCGACAGCCCTCGAACAAAAGAAATCTGGCCTTTTTATCTACCCTTCAAATATGCAAACTGtgctcctggggacagcccaAGTCGATTTCCCTTCGCAGACGAATCAGCAGAACCTGGGGGATATCTTCCAGAATCAGTGGGGCTTGTCTTTCATAAATGAGCCCAGTGCTGGACCTGAAACCGTTGTGGGGAAATCTGCAGATAATCAGTTAATGGAAGTGACATTTCAAGGGGAATATCCTGCCACTTTGGTTTCACAGTGTGCTGAAATCATTCCCTCAGGAACTGAACAACCTGTGTTTCCTAAGGCTTATGAGCTGGATAAACGGACTAGCCCTCAAATTCTTAGTGCTATTCTTAAGCCTGGGACTGCTGTTGAGGGTGGTGTCTTAGCTTTGGAGTCGCATCACACAGGTGACCTACAAAAGGCAGACACCGGTAGCCAAGGTGCTTTAGTGTTTCTTTCAAAAGACTATGAAGTAGAGAATCCTCTGGCCTCTCCTACGAACAATTTGCTAGCCTCCGCCAAAGAACAGAGGTACCAGAGAGGCCTAGAAAGGAAAGATAGCTGGGGTTCTTTTGACCTGAGGGCTGCTATTCTATATCACACTAAAG